CTCCGGTGGCGAGGAGGGCGCACTCAAGGGCCCCTCGATCATGCCGGGCGGACCCGCCGAGTCGTACAAGTCGCTGGGCCCGCTGCTGGAGGAGATCTCGGCACACGTCGACGGTGTCCCCTGCTGCACCCACATCGGCCCCGACGGCGCCGGACACTTCGTCAAGATGGTGCACAACGGCATCGAGTATTCCGATATGCAGCTCATCGGCGAGGCCTACCAGCTGCTGCGAGACGCCCTCGGCAAAACTGCGCCCGAGATCGCCGACGTGTTCGCCGAGTGGAACAAGGGCGACCTGGATAGCTTTCTGATCGAGATCACCGCAGAAGTGCTGCGCCAGACCGATGCCAAAACCGGTAAGCCGCTGGTGGACGTGATCGTCGACGAGGCCGAGCAGAAGGGCACCGGCCGCTGGACGGTCAAGTCGGCGCTCGACCTGGGCGTCCCGGTGACCGGTATCGCCGAGGCGGTGTTCGCCCGCGCGCTGTCCGGGTCGGTGGCACAACGGAAAGCCACCACCGGGCTGGCGTCCGGCCACCTCGGCGAAAAGCCAAGCGATGCACAGCAATTCATCGACGACGTCAGCAAGGCGCTGTACGCCTCGAAGATCATCGCCTATGCCCAGGGCTTCAACCAGATCCAGGCCGGCAGCGCCGAATACGACTGGGACATCACCCCGGGTGACATGGCCACCATCTGGCGCGGCGGCTGCATCATCCGGGCCAAGTTCCTCAACCGGATCAAAGAGGCGTTCGACGACGACCCCGACCTCCCCACGCTGATCGCCGCGCCGTATTTCCGCAGCGCGATCGAGGACGGCGTCGACAGCTGGCGTCGCGTCGTGGTCACCGCGACCGAACTGGGTATCCCCATCCCGGGCTTCGCCTCGGCGTTGTCCTACTACGACGCATTGCGCACCGAACGACTGCCCGCAGCGCTCACCCAGGGCCTGCGGGACTTCTTCGGTGCCCACACCTACGGACGGATTGATGAAGACCCCAGCAAGAAGTTCCACACCTTGTGGAGTGGAGATCGCAGCGAAGTTCCTGCATAGCGGGGCGCGATGAATTTCCTCGACGGGCACCGGCCCGCGTACGACCTGACGTACGACGACGTCTTCATCGTGCCGAACCACTCCGACGTCGCGTCACGCTTTGACGTCGACCTGTCCACCAACGACGGCTCCGGCACCACCATTCCGGTGGTGGTGGCCAACATGACCGCGGTCGCGGGCCGTCGGATGGCCGAGACAGTGGCCCGTCGCGGCGGGATTGTCGTTCTGCCGCAGGACCTTCCGATCACTGCGGTGCAGCGAACGG
This genomic stretch from Mycobacterium paraterrae harbors:
- the gndA gene encoding NADP-dependent phosphogluconate dehydrogenase; its protein translation is MSSSESKTGTAQIGVTGLAVMGSNLARNFAHHGYTVALHNRSIAKTDALLKEHGDEGNFVRSETIEEFLDALEKPRRVIIMVKAGDPTDAVINELADAMEEGDIIIDGGNALYTDTIRREKAIRERGLHFVGAGISGGEEGALKGPSIMPGGPAESYKSLGPLLEEISAHVDGVPCCTHIGPDGAGHFVKMVHNGIEYSDMQLIGEAYQLLRDALGKTAPEIADVFAEWNKGDLDSFLIEITAEVLRQTDAKTGKPLVDVIVDEAEQKGTGRWTVKSALDLGVPVTGIAEAVFARALSGSVAQRKATTGLASGHLGEKPSDAQQFIDDVSKALYASKIIAYAQGFNQIQAGSAEYDWDITPGDMATIWRGGCIIRAKFLNRIKEAFDDDPDLPTLIAAPYFRSAIEDGVDSWRRVVVTATELGIPIPGFASALSYYDALRTERLPAALTQGLRDFFGAHTYGRIDEDPSKKFHTLWSGDRSEVPA